ACCGGTCCAATCACCGGTTGCAACAACTCTCATGGTATGTACTAGGCTGAACATTATGCTATTTGGTTTAATCCggtttggttattttggtttgtttgtAAACGATCGCCAGGATACACAATACACGTTGAAACCGGCAAGAGCTACCTCTTAAGGATCATAAACGCTGCAGTGAACGACGAGCTCTTCTTCAAGATCGCACAACACAACTTAACCGTCGTTGAAGTGGACGCATCTTACACTAAACCGTTTAATACCGAAACGCTTTTCTTAGGTCCAGGCCAAACAGCAAACGCAATCTTGACCGCTAATCATCCCACAGGAAACTTCTTAATGACCATTTCTCCCTTCATGGACACCGTTGTCCCCGTTAATAACGCAACCGCTACCGCCTTTTTGCGTTACAAAACAACCACAACACAATCCTTGACTTTGTCCAAGATTCCTCCAATAAACGCTACAAGCATCGCTCAAAACTTCTCAGATGCTCTAAGAAGCCTAAACTCGCGCGATTATCCGACCAACGTTCCTTTAAAGGTAGACCACTCGCTGTTCTTCGCTATAGGAGTTGGCGTAAACCCGTGTGCCACGTGCATTAACGGAACCAAGAACATTGCCGACATCAACAATGTTACCTTTGTGATGCCAACGATGGCTTTGCTTCAAGCGCATTATTTCAACAAAAGCAAAGGCGTTTTCACCGATGATTTTCCCGGGAGACCCTTGACGCCGTTTGACTACACCGGCGGTAATAAGAGTATACCGTTGAGTAATCTTCAGACAAAGAACGGAACACAAGTCTATAGACTTGAGTTTAACGCAACGGTACAAATTGTTATCCAAGGGACAAGTGTAATTGCACCAGAGAGCCATCCTACGCATCTGCATGGATCAAACTTCTTCGTGGTTGGTAAGGGATTAGGGAACTTTGATCCGTTGATGGATCCTAAGAAGTTTAACCTCGTTGATCCGGTGGAGAGGAACACTGTTAGTGTCCCTACTGCTGGATGGACAGCCATTCGGTTTATAGCAGACAATCCAGGTAATAAATCTCGAAATATATTGTTACTACATCAGTGGTAGTTGgagaaataataaattaatatataaaatgttagGATCAATCCATGTccaattaatttaaattgaagTCCATGATAATGTcgattttaacatatatatatatatatattgtttgagTGATTTCAAACTAATTTTGAATGTGGTTAGGTGTTTGGTTCTTCCATTGTCACTTGGAAGTGCACACTTCTTGGGGACTCAAAATGGCGTTTCTTGTGGAAGACGGCAAAGGTTCTAATGAAAAACTTCCACCGCCTCCAAGTGATCTTCCCAAATGCTAAAAGAGATCTTCTTCACCTGTTGAGCTTTGAGAAACGTTTGGTTTACTTGTACATTCAAGAAATAGTCAATAGCCTGAAAAGTTATAAGACTTTCTCAGGTCTTTTGcatattttctttctctttgttcttgttaagtttgtacaaaaaaaagtaacttATGATTGGAACATAAATGAAATTTCAAGACTTCTTTTAATTTCAGAGTTTACGTTAGTTAAAATCGTGTACATATTATACTTAGCTAACTAGTAACCATAT
This region of Brassica napus cultivar Da-Ae chromosome C5, Da-Ae, whole genome shotgun sequence genomic DNA includes:
- the LOC111206273 gene encoding laccase-22-like — encoded protein: MREMTFSCARNFLLVFLSLLYLAEANIRHYKFNVVMKNMTKLCSTKPIVTINGKFPGPTLYAREDDNVIVNLTNNVSYNVTIHWHGVKQLRTGWSDGPAYITQCPVQPGGTFVYNFTLTGQRGTLLWHAHISWLRATVHGAIVILPKRGVPYPFPRPHTDKIIVFGEWWKSDVEDVIKQSTQSGLPPNLSDAHTINGLTGPITGCNNSHGYTIHVETGKSYLLRIINAAVNDELFFKIAQHNLTVVEVDASYTKPFNTETLFLGPGQTANAILTANHPTGNFLMTISPFMDTVVPVNNATATAFLRYKTTTTQSLTLSKIPPINATSIAQNFSDALRSLNSRDYPTNVPLKVDHSLFFAIGVGVNPCATCINGTKNIADINNVTFVMPTMALLQAHYFNKSKGVFTDDFPGRPLTPFDYTGGNKSIPLSNLQTKNGTQVYRLEFNATVQIVIQGTSVIAPESHPTHLHGSNFFVVGKGLGNFDPLMDPKKFNLVDPVERNTVSVPTAGWTAIRFIADNPGVWFFHCHLEVHTSWGLKMAFLVEDGKGSNEKLPPPPSDLPKC